One genomic segment of Actinoplanes ianthinogenes includes these proteins:
- a CDS encoding sulfurtransferase TusA family protein, producing MITLDCRGQKCPLPIIKLAKAMPGAAVGEIVRVLADDPAAANDIPAWCRMKGQEFVAGHGHQFDVRKVG from the coding sequence CTGATCACGCTGGACTGCCGGGGGCAGAAGTGCCCGCTGCCGATCATCAAGCTGGCCAAGGCGATGCCCGGGGCCGCGGTCGGCGAGATCGTCCGGGTGCTCGCCGACGATCCGGCCGCGGCCAACGACATCCCCGCCTGGTGCCGCATGAAGGGGCAGGAGTTCGTCGCCGGCCACGGCCATCAGTTCGACGTGCGCAAAGTCGGCTAG
- the erpA gene encoding iron-sulfur cluster insertion protein ErpA, translated as MTTEAHTESTEATAPTGVILTDVAAVKVKALIEQEGRDDLRLRIAVQPGGCSGLRYQLFFDERSLDGDVVNDFGGVEVVVDRMSAPYLAGATIDFADRIDAQGFTIDNPNAQNSCACGDSFH; from the coding sequence GTGACCACTGAAGCGCACACCGAGTCGACCGAGGCGACCGCCCCGACCGGCGTCATCCTCACCGACGTCGCCGCGGTGAAGGTCAAGGCCCTGATCGAGCAGGAAGGGCGCGACGACCTGCGCCTGCGCATCGCCGTACAGCCCGGTGGCTGCTCCGGCCTGCGTTACCAGCTCTTCTTCGACGAGCGTTCGCTCGACGGCGACGTCGTGAACGACTTCGGCGGCGTCGAGGTCGTGGTGGACCGGATGTCCGCTCCCTACCTGGCGGGCGCCACCATCGACTTCGCGGACCGGATCGACGCGCAGGGCTTCACCATCGACAACCCGAACGCGCAGAACTCCTGCGCCTGCGGTGACTCGTTCCACTGA
- the murA gene encoding UDP-N-acetylglucosamine 1-carboxyvinyltransferase codes for MTDDVLIVHGGTPLQGQIRVRGAKNLVSKAMVAALLGESPSRLFDVPRIRDVEVVRGLLGLHGVKVSDGAEDGELVMDPTNVESASTDEINVHAGSSRIPILLCGPLLHRLGHAFIPDLGGCHIGPRPIDFHIKALREFGAVVEKTPEGMHLSAPNGLHGAKLELPYPSVGATEQVLLTAVRAEGVTELRNAAIEPEIIDLICVLQKMGAIITVHTDRVIEIQGVPKLYGYEHKPIPDRIEAASWAAAALATRGEIEVLGARQADMMTFLNVYRNIGGELKITDDRVARDGVSGAEGGIKFWHPGGELKAVALETDVHPGFMTDWQQPLVVALTQARGISIMHETVYEQRLGYTEALNSMGATIQVYRDCLGGTPCRFGRRNFMHSAVIAGPSKLHAADLVIPDLRAGFAHLIAALAAEGTSRVYGVNLIKRGYEDFEAKLAALGAHVERP; via the coding sequence TTGACCGACGATGTCCTGATCGTGCACGGCGGTACGCCGTTGCAAGGACAGATCCGGGTCCGTGGCGCCAAGAACCTGGTTTCCAAGGCGATGGTCGCCGCCCTGCTGGGCGAGTCACCGAGCCGCCTCTTCGACGTGCCGCGGATTCGCGACGTCGAGGTCGTCCGCGGCCTGCTCGGCCTCCACGGGGTCAAGGTCAGCGACGGCGCCGAGGACGGCGAGCTGGTCATGGACCCCACCAACGTGGAGTCCGCCAGCACCGACGAGATCAACGTGCACGCCGGCTCCAGCCGGATCCCGATCCTGCTCTGCGGCCCGCTGCTGCACCGGCTCGGCCACGCGTTCATCCCGGACCTGGGTGGCTGCCACATCGGGCCGCGCCCGATCGACTTCCACATCAAGGCGCTGCGCGAGTTCGGCGCCGTGGTGGAGAAAACGCCCGAGGGCATGCACCTGAGCGCCCCGAACGGGCTGCACGGGGCGAAACTGGAGCTGCCGTACCCGAGCGTCGGCGCGACCGAGCAGGTGCTGCTCACCGCGGTGCGCGCGGAGGGCGTCACCGAGCTGCGCAACGCCGCGATCGAGCCGGAGATCATCGACCTGATCTGCGTCCTGCAGAAGATGGGCGCGATCATCACGGTGCACACCGACCGGGTCATCGAGATCCAGGGCGTACCCAAGCTCTACGGCTACGAGCACAAGCCGATCCCGGACCGGATCGAGGCCGCCAGCTGGGCCGCCGCCGCGCTCGCCACCCGTGGCGAGATCGAGGTGCTCGGCGCCCGGCAGGCCGACATGATGACGTTCCTCAACGTCTACCGGAACATCGGCGGCGAGCTGAAGATCACCGACGACCGGGTGGCCCGCGACGGCGTGTCCGGCGCCGAGGGCGGCATCAAGTTCTGGCACCCGGGCGGCGAGCTCAAGGCCGTCGCGCTGGAGACCGACGTGCACCCCGGCTTCATGACCGACTGGCAGCAGCCGCTGGTGGTCGCCCTGACCCAGGCGCGCGGCATCTCGATCATGCACGAGACGGTGTACGAGCAGCGGCTCGGCTACACCGAGGCGCTCAACTCGATGGGCGCCACCATCCAGGTCTACCGGGACTGCCTCGGCGGCACCCCGTGCCGGTTCGGCCGCCGCAACTTCATGCACTCCGCGGTGATCGCCGGCCCGTCCAAGCTGCACGCGGCCGACCTGGTCATCCCGGACCTGCGGGCCGGCTTCGCGCACCTGATCGCGGCGCTGGCCGCCGAGGGCACCTCGCGGGTCTACGGCGTCAACCTGATCAAGCGGGGCTACGAGGACTTCGAGGCCAAGCTGGCCGCCCTCGGCGCTCACGTCGAACGCCCCTGA
- a CDS encoding cysteine desulfurase family protein, whose amino-acid sequence MDYTGDPHVYLDAASAAPLHPVAREALLAALADGWADPARLYAAGRRAQRLQEAASAVVAEILSVRPDELSFWPSGTAAAQAAVLGGLAGRRRAGSTLVHSAIEHSTVLHAAGTTEAREVGVDRLGRLDLDAWSAAVSAPGVALAALISASHEAGTVQPVAAAADYCAESGVPLFVDAAQSVGRVPVPPGWSLLSASAHKWGGPPGVGLLVVRKGVRWISPSPQDDLYRPRPQGAADLPAIVAAAASLRAVTAEAQAEGVRLSALVDRIRDRVAATVPDVEIVGDPVDRLPHLVTFSCLYVDGEALLHALDRRGFAVSSGSSCTSSTLRPSHVLEAMGVLSHGNVRVSLHRGTTEAEVDRFLAVLPELVADIRKEAGF is encoded by the coding sequence GTGGATTACACAGGCGATCCGCACGTCTACCTGGACGCCGCCAGCGCGGCGCCGTTGCACCCGGTGGCCCGGGAAGCGCTGCTCGCGGCGCTCGCCGACGGCTGGGCCGACCCGGCCCGCCTCTACGCGGCGGGCCGGCGGGCCCAGCGGTTGCAGGAGGCGGCGTCCGCGGTGGTCGCGGAGATTCTTTCGGTACGCCCGGACGAGCTCTCGTTCTGGCCCTCCGGCACCGCCGCCGCGCAGGCGGCCGTGCTCGGCGGCCTGGCCGGCCGCCGCCGTGCCGGGTCCACGCTGGTCCACTCCGCGATCGAGCACTCCACAGTGCTGCACGCGGCCGGGACCACCGAGGCCCGTGAGGTGGGAGTGGACCGCCTCGGCCGGCTCGACCTCGATGCTTGGTCGGCCGCCGTGTCCGCCCCCGGCGTGGCCCTGGCCGCCCTGATCAGCGCCAGTCACGAGGCCGGCACGGTCCAGCCGGTGGCCGCCGCCGCGGACTACTGCGCGGAATCCGGGGTACCCCTGTTCGTCGACGCCGCCCAGTCGGTCGGCCGGGTCCCGGTGCCGCCCGGCTGGTCGCTGCTCAGCGCCAGCGCGCACAAGTGGGGCGGCCCGCCGGGCGTGGGGCTGCTGGTGGTCCGCAAAGGGGTGCGATGGATCTCACCCTCTCCACAGGATGATCTTTATCGCCCCCGGCCGCAGGGCGCCGCCGACCTGCCGGCGATCGTGGCCGCCGCGGCGAGCCTGCGTGCGGTGACCGCCGAGGCGCAGGCCGAGGGGGTACGCCTCAGCGCCCTGGTGGACCGGATCCGGGACCGGGTGGCGGCCACCGTGCCGGACGTGGAGATCGTCGGCGACCCCGTCGACCGGCTCCCCCACCTGGTCACCTTCAGCTGCCTGTACGTGGACGGCGAGGCGCTGCTGCACGCCCTGGACCGGCGCGGCTTCGCGGTCTCGTCGGGCTCCTCGTGCACCTCCTCGACGCTGCGGCCGAGTCACGTGCTGGAGGCGATGGGCGTGCTCAGCCACGGCAACGTGCGGGTGTCGCTGCACCGCGGGACCACCGAGGCCGAGGTGGACCGGTTCCTCGCGGTGCTGCCGGAGCTCGTCGCGGACATCCGGAAGGAGGCCGGGTTCTGA
- a CDS encoding DUF3043 domain-containing protein, with protein MSPLFRRKPVDLVEDATSSVTEEDSADNRRKSYTPSKKELGVVTPKRAPQGRRVEAAPADRKEAMKQLRERQRQERAEAAEGMRQGDEKFLLARDRGPERSLVRDIVDSRRTVGSFFIAGALIVMVGSLIKNYAVVLASNVLWALLALAVVVDSVFIARRIKRLVKERFPSSQQRMGSLYLYGIMRGLTFRRMRVPKPKVDLGAKI; from the coding sequence GTGTCCCCGCTGTTTCGTCGTAAGCCAGTCGACCTCGTCGAAGACGCCACCTCCTCGGTGACCGAGGAGGATTCCGCCGATAACCGCCGCAAGAGCTACACGCCCAGCAAGAAAGAGCTGGGTGTGGTCACGCCGAAACGCGCGCCGCAGGGCCGCCGGGTCGAGGCCGCGCCGGCCGACCGCAAAGAGGCGATGAAGCAGCTGCGCGAGCGGCAGCGGCAGGAGCGCGCCGAGGCCGCCGAGGGCATGCGCCAGGGCGACGAGAAATTCCTGCTGGCCCGCGACCGCGGCCCGGAGCGCTCCCTGGTCCGCGACATCGTCGACTCCCGCCGCACGGTCGGCTCGTTCTTCATCGCCGGCGCCCTCATCGTGATGGTCGGCTCCCTGATCAAGAACTACGCGGTCGTCCTCGCGAGCAACGTGCTGTGGGCCCTGCTCGCCCTGGCCGTCGTGGTGGACAGCGTGTTCATCGCGCGCCGGATCAAGCGGCTGGTCAAGGAGCGTTTCCCGAGCTCGCAGCAGCGGATGGGCTCGCTCTACCTCTACGGCATCATGCGCGGCCTCACTTTCCGCCGCATGCGCGTCCCGAAGCCCAAGGTCGACCTCGGCGCCAAAATCTGA
- the coxB gene encoding cytochrome c oxidase subunit II, whose translation MGARSSATRPRAGGRAAGLGLGGALLLALLAGCSVEDVGSKFGHFGWPGPGISLQAHKMYDLWIASTIAALVVGFGVWGLIFWCIIRYRKRGDELPVQTRFNMPMEVLYTVAPVLIVAVLFYYTAIVQTDVDKLSKNPDQIVQITAFKWNWEFEYRDGIGKDANTVASTVGSSDVIPSLVLPVGEKIRFEETSKDVIHSFWVPELLFKRDVMPGSVRNVFEVTLDKTGHYVGRCAELCGTYHAFMNFELVAVTPEKFDQFLAAKKAGQSTPQALVTIGEPAYATTTQPFDTRRGTHSWNQGGASDAIAAGK comes from the coding sequence GTGGGCGCAAGGAGTTCGGCCACACGGCCGCGGGCAGGTGGCCGGGCGGCCGGGCTGGGTCTCGGTGGCGCGCTGCTGCTGGCGCTGCTCGCCGGGTGCTCGGTCGAGGACGTCGGGAGCAAGTTCGGCCACTTCGGATGGCCCGGCCCGGGGATCAGCCTTCAGGCGCACAAGATGTATGACCTGTGGATCGCCTCGACGATCGCCGCCCTGGTGGTCGGCTTCGGTGTCTGGGGCCTGATCTTCTGGTGCATCATCCGGTATCGCAAGCGCGGCGACGAGCTGCCCGTGCAGACCCGGTTCAACATGCCGATGGAGGTCCTCTACACGGTCGCCCCGGTGCTGATCGTCGCGGTGCTCTTCTACTACACCGCGATCGTGCAGACCGACGTGGACAAGCTCTCGAAGAACCCGGATCAGATCGTCCAGATCACCGCCTTCAAGTGGAACTGGGAGTTCGAGTACCGGGACGGCATCGGCAAGGACGCGAACACCGTGGCGTCCACGGTGGGCTCCTCGGACGTCATCCCGTCGCTGGTCCTGCCGGTCGGGGAGAAGATCCGCTTCGAGGAGACGAGCAAGGACGTCATCCACTCGTTCTGGGTGCCGGAGCTGCTGTTCAAGCGGGACGTCATGCCGGGCAGCGTGCGCAACGTCTTCGAGGTCACCCTCGACAAGACCGGGCACTACGTCGGCCGCTGCGCCGAGCTCTGCGGGACGTACCACGCGTTCATGAACTTCGAGCTGGTCGCGGTCACCCCGGAGAAGTTCGACCAGTTCCTGGCCGCCAAGAAAGCCGGTCAGTCGACGCCGCAGGCGCTGGTCACCATCGGTGAGCCGGCCTACGCGACGACCACGCAGCCGTTCGACACCCGGCGCGGGACGCACAGCTGGAACCAGGGTGGCGCCTCCGACGCCATCGCGGCCGGGAAGTAG
- a CDS encoding carbohydrate kinase family protein, with the protein MKIAVTGSIATDHLMHFPGRFADQLIADQLHKVSLSFLVDDLVVRRGGIAPNIAFGMGKLGLRPILVGAVGADFADYRSWLERHGVDCDSVHISDVAHTARFVCTTDDDLNQIASFYAGAMAEARNIELAPVVDRAGGIDLVLISANDPAAMIRHSQECRTRGYKFAADPSQQLARIDGSDVLTLIQGADYLLCNEYERSLLESKSGLTGDQILDQVRIRVTTLGKDGVEITGKGIERIHVPVVPDVLGEDPTGVGDGFRAGFFSGLSWGLGLERSAQVGSLVAALVLETVGTQEYDVKPTDFLKRFTAAYGEQAAAEIAPHLPA; encoded by the coding sequence ATGAAGATCGCCGTCACCGGCTCGATCGCCACCGACCATCTGATGCACTTCCCGGGCCGGTTCGCCGACCAGCTCATCGCCGACCAGCTGCACAAGGTCTCGCTCTCGTTCCTCGTCGACGACCTGGTCGTGCGCCGCGGCGGCATCGCGCCGAACATCGCTTTCGGGATGGGCAAGCTCGGTCTGCGGCCGATCCTGGTGGGCGCGGTCGGCGCGGACTTCGCCGACTACCGGTCCTGGCTGGAGCGGCACGGGGTGGACTGCGACTCGGTGCACATCAGCGACGTGGCGCACACCGCCCGGTTCGTCTGCACCACCGACGACGACCTGAACCAGATCGCGTCGTTCTACGCCGGCGCGATGGCCGAGGCCCGCAACATCGAGCTGGCGCCGGTCGTCGACCGGGCCGGCGGCATCGACCTGGTCCTGATCAGTGCGAACGACCCGGCCGCGATGATCCGGCACTCGCAGGAGTGCCGCACCCGGGGCTACAAGTTCGCCGCCGACCCGTCCCAGCAGCTGGCCCGGATCGACGGCTCGGACGTGCTGACCCTGATCCAGGGTGCGGACTATCTGCTCTGCAACGAGTACGAGCGCTCGCTGCTGGAGAGCAAGTCCGGCCTGACCGGCGACCAGATCCTCGACCAGGTGCGGATCCGGGTCACCACGCTGGGCAAGGACGGCGTGGAGATCACCGGTAAGGGCATCGAGCGGATCCACGTGCCGGTCGTCCCGGACGTGCTCGGCGAGGACCCGACCGGCGTCGGTGACGGCTTCCGGGCCGGCTTCTTCTCCGGCCTCTCCTGGGGTCTCGGCCTGGAGCGCTCCGCCCAGGTCGGCTCGCTGGTGGCGGCCCTGGTGCTGGAGACCGTCGGCACCCAGGAGTACGACGTCAAGCCGACCGACTTCCTCAAGCGGTTCACCGCGGCGTACGGCGAGCAGGCCGCCGCCGAGATCGCCCCGCACCTGCCGGCCTGA
- a CDS encoding AAA family ATPase: MVLAVFAGLPGVGKSTLAGGVAAALPAAVLAVDTVDFALQRYAVHETRPGYAAYGVVAALAEEQLKIGHHVIIDAVSPVKAARELWVDLADRMAVPLRVVEVICGDDAEHRRRVESRYASRDHEGVPDWVRVLERQSEYEPYLGPRLVVDTFLAKDPVPQVVSYLS, translated from the coding sequence ATGGTCCTCGCGGTCTTCGCCGGCCTGCCCGGCGTCGGGAAGAGCACGCTGGCCGGCGGGGTCGCGGCCGCGTTGCCGGCGGCGGTGCTCGCCGTCGACACGGTCGACTTCGCCCTCCAGCGGTACGCGGTGCACGAGACCCGTCCCGGCTACGCCGCCTACGGCGTGGTCGCCGCCCTCGCCGAGGAGCAGCTCAAGATCGGTCACCACGTGATCATCGACGCGGTGAGCCCGGTCAAGGCGGCCCGGGAGCTCTGGGTCGACCTGGCCGACCGGATGGCGGTGCCGCTGCGCGTGGTCGAGGTGATCTGCGGCGACGACGCGGAGCACCGCCGCCGGGTGGAGTCGCGGTACGCGTCCCGCGACCACGAGGGCGTCCCGGACTGGGTGCGTGTCCTGGAGCGCCAGTCGGAGTACGAGCCCTATCTCGGCCCCCGCCTGGTCGTCGACACCTTCCTGGCGAAGGACCCGGTCCCGCAGGTGGTCAGCTACCTGAGCTAG
- a CDS encoding AzlC family ABC transporter permease: MGTVYRTQARPRDVAALAAATLAVGASFGAITVGYALPVWLAPLMSVVVFAGGAQFLAVGLFAAGNPVAAVLAGLLLNARHLPFGLAVADTLGTRWRDRLIGSHLMTDEVVAFTLAEQTPAARRRVYWLVAVSLVISWNAGVILGVLLGGATGDPNAFGLDAAFPAGLIALILPSLRDRDTRLVALTGAALAVLLTPVLPAGLPVLAALLGLLVLLVPAVRHPRATTEPLPAEAATEPLPAAVATEPLPAAVATEPLPVAAASEPLPAAVATETLPAEAATEPLPVAAAIGPLPVAAASEPLPAGVLPVTGSTMRVQENRC; this comes from the coding sequence ATGGGTACGGTATATCGAACGCAAGCCCGCCCCCGCGACGTGGCGGCCCTGGCCGCGGCGACCCTCGCGGTGGGCGCCTCGTTCGGCGCGATCACCGTCGGGTACGCCCTGCCGGTGTGGCTCGCCCCGCTGATGTCGGTGGTGGTCTTCGCCGGCGGCGCCCAGTTCCTGGCCGTCGGCCTGTTCGCGGCCGGCAACCCGGTCGCCGCGGTCCTCGCCGGCCTGCTGCTCAACGCCCGCCACCTGCCGTTCGGCCTGGCGGTCGCGGACACCCTCGGCACCCGCTGGCGCGACCGGCTGATCGGCAGCCACCTGATGACCGACGAGGTGGTCGCCTTCACCCTGGCCGAACAGACCCCGGCCGCCCGCCGCCGGGTCTACTGGCTGGTCGCCGTCTCCCTGGTCATCTCCTGGAACGCCGGCGTGATCCTGGGTGTCCTCCTCGGCGGTGCCACCGGCGACCCCAACGCCTTTGGCCTGGACGCCGCGTTCCCCGCGGGCTTGATCGCCCTGATCCTCCCGTCGTTGCGCGACCGGGACACCCGCCTGGTCGCCCTCACCGGAGCCGCCCTGGCCGTCCTGCTGACCCCGGTGCTCCCGGCCGGCCTCCCGGTGCTGGCCGCCCTCCTGGGCCTCCTGGTCCTCCTGGTCCCCGCAGTCCGCCACCCCAGAGCCACGACCGAACCGCTCCCGGCCGAGGCCGCGACCGAACCGCTTCCGGCCGCCGTCGCGACCGAACCGTTGCCGGCCGCCGTCGCGACCGAACCGCTTCCGGTCGCCGCCGCAAGCGAACCGCTTCCGGCCGCCGTCGCGACCGAAACGCTCCCGGCCGAGGCCGCGACCGAACCCCTTCCGGTCGCCGCCGCGATCGGGCCGCTTCCGGTCGCCGCCGCAAGCGAACCGCTCCCGGCCGGCGTCCTTCCGGTCACCGGATCGACCATGCGTGTCCAGGAGAACCGATGCTGA
- a CDS encoding helix-turn-helix domain-containing protein has translation MEQPAPPLAVIAAALRRERDRAGISLAELARRAGLAKSTLSQLEAGSGNPSIETLWALGVALGVPFSRLVEPEPTRVRVIRAGEGTTRLRADRADFVATLLATGSPHTRRDLYLMELEPGEAREAEAHIPGTVEHIVVGAGRIRTGPVEEPIEVGPGDYVSFPGDVPHRYEALEPSWAMLVMEHR, from the coding sequence ATGGAACAACCGGCACCGCCGCTCGCCGTCATCGCCGCCGCCCTGCGCCGCGAGCGGGACCGGGCCGGGATCTCGCTGGCCGAACTGGCCCGCCGCGCCGGCCTGGCCAAGTCCACGTTGTCGCAGCTGGAGGCGGGCAGCGGGAACCCCAGCATCGAGACGCTGTGGGCGCTCGGGGTGGCGCTCGGGGTGCCGTTCAGCAGGCTGGTCGAGCCGGAGCCGACCCGGGTGCGGGTGATCCGGGCCGGCGAGGGCACCACCCGGCTGCGCGCCGACCGGGCCGACTTCGTCGCCACGCTGCTGGCCACCGGATCCCCGCACACCCGGCGCGACCTGTACCTGATGGAGCTGGAGCCGGGCGAGGCCCGGGAGGCCGAGGCGCACATCCCAGGCACCGTCGAGCACATCGTGGTGGGCGCCGGCCGGATCCGGACCGGGCCGGTCGAGGAGCCGATCGAGGTCGGGCCGGGCGACTACGTGTCCTTCCCGGGCGACGTCCCGCACCGCTACGAGGCGTTGGAGCCGTCCTGGGCGATGCTCGTGATGGAGCACCGCTAG
- a CDS encoding cytochrome c oxidase subunit 4, which translates to MRTEYKIFSGVALFLFAAATVYGFYTKGSGDHVEWVGTVALILSGLLCSMCGGFFWFVARRIDLRPEDREDGEIAEGAGELGFFSPGSYWPFGIALSAAVAGMGLVFWMWWLLAVGLVMVILSACGMLFEYYSSTRQPAEH; encoded by the coding sequence GTGAGGACCGAATACAAGATCTTCTCCGGGGTCGCCCTGTTCCTCTTCGCCGCGGCCACCGTCTACGGCTTCTACACCAAGGGCTCCGGTGACCACGTCGAGTGGGTGGGCACCGTCGCGCTGATTCTTTCCGGACTGCTCTGCTCGATGTGCGGCGGCTTCTTCTGGTTCGTCGCCCGCCGCATCGACCTGCGCCCGGAGGACCGCGAGGACGGCGAGATCGCCGAGGGCGCCGGTGAGCTCGGCTTCTTCAGCCCGGGCAGCTACTGGCCGTTCGGCATCGCGCTCTCCGCCGCGGTGGCCGGCATGGGCCTGGTCTTCTGGATGTGGTGGCTGCTCGCGGTCGGCCTGGTCATGGTCATCCTCAGCGCCTGCGGCATGCTCTTCGAGTACTACTCCAGCACCCGGCAGCCCGCCGAGCACTGA
- a CDS encoding IS5 family transposase (programmed frameshift), which translates to MWARVEPHLPDRSPQRGGRWADHREVIEAIAWKYRTGSPWRDLPDELGSWKGAYSRFRRWTLDGTWQNVLTAVQADADAAGELDWLVTAVDSTVVRAHQHAAGLRPKRPRRREPADHGLGRSRGGLTTKLHLAADSCCRPMSLVVTAGQAGDAPQFETVMNAIRVPRQGSGRPRQRPRRVLGDKAYSSRAIRSWLRRRGIRATIPQPCDQQEHRLRRGSHGGRPPAFDPVAYRQRNIAERCINRLKQWRGLAMRTDKLAVHYQAALTLAGILLWAKP; encoded by the exons ATGTGGGCTCGGGTGGAGCCCCATCTGCCGGACCGGTCGCCGCAACGCGGCGGCCGGTGGGCTGATCACCGTGAGGTGATCGAAGCGATCGCGTGGAAGTACCGCACCGGGTCACCGTGGCGCGACCTGCCCGACGAACTGGGATCGTGGAAAGGGGCCTACTCCCGGTTCCGGCGCTGGACCCTAGACGGGACCTGGCAGAACGTGCTGACCGCGGTGCAGGCCGACGCGGACGCGGCAGGCGAACTGGACTGGTTGGTCACGGCAGTCGACTCGACCGTGGTCCGCGCCCATCAGCATGCGGCCGGGCTCAGGCCG AAAAGACCACGTCGGCGAGAACCCGCCGACCACGGCCTCGGCCGGTCCCGCGGCGGCTTGACCACCAAGCTTCATCTGGCCGCCGATTCCTGCTGCCGACCGATGAGCCTGGTGGTCACCGCCGGCCAGGCCGGTGATGCACCACAGTTCGAAACGGTCATGAACGCCATCCGCGTGCCCCGCCAAGGATCCGGACGGCCACGACAACGGCCACGGCGGGTTCTCGGGGATAAGGCGTACTCGTCGAGGGCGATCCGTTCTTGGCTGCGCCGCCGCGGCATCCGCGCAACCATTCCACAGCCGTGTGACCAGCAAGAACATCGTCTGCGGCGAGGCAGTCACGGCGGCCGTCCACCTGCTTTCGACCCCGTCGCCTACCGACAGCGCAACATCGCCGAACGCTGCATCAACCGGCTCAAACAATGGCGCGGCCTGGCCATGCGTACCGACAAACTAGCCGTCCACTACCAGGCCGCACTCACCCTCGCAGGGATCCTGCTCTGGGCCAAACCATGA
- the nadA gene encoding quinolinate synthase NadA — protein sequence MTSTWTEPGNTPVALLLLGKGSDPASERGVDCPGDLPAPSDPDLVARATAAKAALGDRVFVLGHHYQRDEVIQFADVTGDSFKLAQQAAARPEAEFIVFCGVHFMAESADILTQPSQRVILPDLAAGCSMADMAVLGQVETAWEHFQDLGIAGDIVPVTYMNSSADIKGFVGRNKGVVCTSSNAKRALTWSFEQGSKVFFLPDQHLGRNTAVLEMGFDLDDCVLYDPHKPHGGLTDEQLRNARMILWRGHCSVHGRFTLDSVRDVRERVPGVNVLVHPECRHDVVKAADFVGSTEYIIKALDAAPAGSAWAVGTELNLVRRLALAHPDKQVMFLDRTVCYCSTMNRIDLPHLVWALEELVAGRVPNVITVDEKTAHEARVALDQMLALP from the coding sequence GTGACGTCGACCTGGACCGAACCCGGAAACACCCCTGTTGCGCTGCTGCTTCTCGGCAAGGGCAGCGACCCGGCCAGCGAGCGGGGCGTGGACTGCCCCGGCGACCTGCCGGCACCCAGCGACCCCGACCTGGTCGCCCGCGCCACGGCCGCCAAGGCCGCGCTCGGCGACCGGGTGTTCGTGCTCGGGCATCACTACCAGCGCGACGAGGTGATCCAGTTCGCCGATGTCACCGGCGACTCGTTCAAGCTGGCCCAGCAGGCGGCGGCCCGGCCGGAGGCGGAGTTCATCGTCTTCTGCGGCGTGCACTTCATGGCCGAGAGCGCCGACATCCTGACCCAGCCGTCGCAGCGCGTCATCCTGCCGGACCTCGCGGCCGGCTGCTCGATGGCCGACATGGCCGTGCTCGGGCAGGTGGAGACCGCCTGGGAGCACTTCCAGGACCTCGGCATCGCCGGCGACATCGTCCCGGTGACGTACATGAACTCGTCCGCCGACATCAAGGGCTTCGTCGGCCGCAACAAGGGCGTCGTCTGCACCTCGTCGAACGCGAAGCGCGCGCTGACCTGGTCGTTCGAGCAGGGTTCCAAGGTGTTCTTCCTGCCCGATCAGCACCTGGGCCGCAACACCGCGGTGCTGGAGATGGGCTTCGACCTGGACGACTGCGTCCTCTACGACCCGCACAAGCCGCACGGCGGCCTCACCGACGAGCAGCTGCGGAACGCGCGGATGATCCTCTGGCGCGGGCACTGCTCGGTGCACGGCCGGTTCACCCTGGACAGCGTCCGCGACGTCCGCGAGCGGGTCCCGGGGGTGAACGTGCTGGTCCACCCGGAGTGCCGGCACGACGTGGTCAAGGCGGCCGACTTCGTCGGCTCGACGGAGTACATCATCAAGGCGCTGGACGCCGCGCCCGCCGGTTCGGCCTGGGCCGTCGGCACCGAGCTCAACCTGGTGCGCCGGCTGGCCCTGGCCCACCCGGACAAGCAGGTCATGTTCCTCGACCGGACGGTCTGTTACTGCTCGACGATGAACCGGATCGACCTCCCCCACCTGGTGTGGGCGCTGGAGGAGCTGGTCGCCGGCCGCGTGCCGAACGTGATCACGGTCGACGAGAAGACCGCGCACGAGGCACGCGTCGCGCTCGACCAGATGCTCGCCCTTCCGTAA
- a CDS encoding AzlD domain-containing protein has protein sequence MLIAAVIALGVGTYAMRLSGVLLRDRLELSPAVQRLLPMAAAALLAALAGTATLMAGTEFAGVARPAGVAVGALLAWRKVPFVLVVIAAATVAALLRLAGLP, from the coding sequence ATGCTGATCGCCGCCGTCATCGCCCTCGGCGTGGGCACCTACGCCATGCGCCTCAGCGGAGTCCTCCTCCGCGACCGTCTGGAACTCTCCCCAGCCGTCCAGCGCCTGCTCCCGATGGCCGCCGCAGCCCTGCTCGCGGCCCTCGCCGGCACCGCCACCCTGATGGCCGGCACCGAGTTCGCCGGCGTAGCCCGCCCCGCCGGCGTAGCCGTAGGTGCCCTCCTGGCCTGGCGCAAGGTCCCGTTCGTCCTGGTCGTCATCGCCGCAGCCACCGTCGCCGCCCTGCTCCGCCTGGCCGGCCTCCCGTAG